A genomic segment from Sebaldella sp. S0638 encodes:
- a CDS encoding glycosyltransferase family 4 protein has product MKIIIWSAHFLPNLGGVERYTYHIAKEFIKNGNEVTIITSNIQGLETYEEIEGMKIIRVDVISLLNGRFPIIKSNKKNRGIIKSLKKEKFDYSIINTRFYFHSLIGAIFSKKNVKKTVLIDHGTGHFTVNNQILDFFGHIYEHLISYFVKKNVTSFYGVSLACNEWLKHFKITAKGVFYNSVDKNIEKDEYFNVKETFNLNDESILIAFTGRLIKEKGVLKIIQSFDIISRKYKNIVLFIIGDGELYDDIIKNNKNSRIFITGRMEHKKIMKLLEQSDIFILPTDFPEGLPTSVLEAGLEKCAIIATNKGGSPEVILDSEYGIILKKNNNEEIIENLEKLINSKDMRKKMAENVYKRVIENFNWENTANQILNEFNAI; this is encoded by the coding sequence TTGAAAATAATTATTTGGAGTGCTCATTTTCTACCTAATTTAGGTGGAGTTGAAAGATATACTTATCATATAGCGAAGGAATTTATAAAAAATGGAAATGAAGTGACTATTATTACTTCAAATATACAAGGTTTAGAAACATATGAAGAAATTGAGGGAATGAAAATCATTAGAGTAGATGTTATATCTTTGTTAAATGGTAGATTTCCGATAATAAAGTCAAATAAAAAAAATAGAGGGATAATAAAGAGTTTAAAAAAAGAGAAATTTGATTATTCAATTATAAATACCAGATTTTACTTTCACTCCTTAATTGGAGCGATTTTTTCCAAGAAAAATGTAAAAAAAACAGTATTAATAGATCATGGAACTGGACATTTTACAGTTAATAATCAAATTTTAGATTTTTTCGGTCATATATACGAGCATTTAATTTCATATTTTGTCAAAAAGAATGTTACTTCTTTTTATGGAGTTTCATTGGCATGTAATGAATGGCTAAAACACTTCAAGATAACAGCTAAAGGAGTATTTTATAATTCTGTAGATAAAAATATAGAAAAAGACGAGTATTTCAATGTAAAAGAAACATTCAATTTAAATGATGAAAGTATTTTAATAGCTTTTACGGGTAGACTTATAAAAGAAAAAGGGGTCTTGAAGATAATACAATCATTTGATATAATAAGTAGAAAATATAAAAATATTGTTTTATTTATTATAGGTGATGGTGAATTATATGATGATATAATAAAAAACAACAAAAATTCACGTATATTTATAACTGGTAGAATGGAACATAAAAAAATTATGAAATTACTTGAACAAAGCGATATATTCATTCTACCGACTGATTTTCCAGAAGGATTACCAACTTCTGTACTTGAGGCAGGGTTAGAAAAATGTGCAATTATTGCTACCAATAAAGGTGGGAGTCCAGAAGTAATTTTAGATAGTGAGTATGGGATAATATTAAAGAAGAATAACAATGAAGAAATTATTGAAAATCTAGAGAAATTGATAAATTCAAAAGACATGAGAAAAAAAATGGCTGAAA
- a CDS encoding DUF2142 domain-containing protein — MELNSLKKINFFAVIFTLILIVETFFLVERVNIRSVRYSKNIEAVNTVFGELHRGNDIKEYIFPDQKNLTSLGFVFGTYNRINTDRILFELYDGTTDEKVREVLINTSILKDNNNFNIVFKPIKNSENKKYYFKLTSLEGAPNNSVTLYLNDDTNGILYNLGYKNMTYLISFLVIIITVVLGNILISLLLIRIQKREKVFLLLALSYGTIMVFLFPPFQVPDEKMHFFKAYAIAKREFVPEKLAMNKNGNELPLSILKLSNAIKSEEVKFKYEEKIELSDLKNSILIPVDKNKQDKISLQGAAIVNPLSYIPQSLGIFLGETFNLPIMIIFFMSRLFNFGVWTLIMYISIKKVPKIGNILLTLALMPLSIQQGISCSPDALINAFSFLFISYMLRLYLLNEETFNWKYGLCFFLGIFMPTTIKVVYLLFILLLIGLPVKKFNGYKKYSIVIISILFFTLLVNIGWSVLSPENPVSPVGQISYLKHNIMDYIGTVYLTTREMSQFYIESSIGVLGWLDTRIPYLMIYAYIILLLIHTFSKRIMPTKDFKMNVFMILYLLGSYVGILTALYIAWTKPGEKFVDGVQGRYFFPILPILFVYISKIKLRLRVNENVLDINTGIFLNFSMAYLVLLLVSRYYI, encoded by the coding sequence ATGGAGCTTAATAGTCTAAAAAAAATAAATTTTTTTGCAGTGATTTTTACACTCATATTAATAGTAGAAACTTTTTTTTTAGTAGAGAGAGTTAACATTAGAAGTGTAAGATATTCAAAAAATATAGAAGCAGTAAATACAGTGTTTGGTGAATTACATAGAGGTAATGATATAAAGGAATATATTTTTCCAGATCAAAAAAATCTAACAAGTTTAGGTTTTGTTTTTGGTACATATAATCGTATTAATACAGATAGAATTTTATTTGAACTATATGATGGTACAACAGATGAGAAAGTAAGAGAAGTTTTAATAAATACTAGTATATTAAAAGATAATAACAATTTTAATATTGTGTTTAAACCAATAAAAAATTCGGAAAATAAGAAATATTACTTTAAATTAACTTCATTGGAGGGAGCTCCGAATAATTCTGTTACTTTATACTTGAATGATGATACCAATGGAATATTATATAATCTAGGTTATAAAAATATGACTTATCTGATATCTTTTTTAGTAATAATTATAACAGTTGTTTTAGGAAATATTCTAATTTCTTTACTATTAATAAGAATTCAAAAAAGAGAAAAGGTCTTTTTATTATTAGCATTATCATATGGAACAATAATGGTATTTTTATTTCCTCCATTTCAAGTCCCTGATGAAAAGATGCATTTTTTTAAAGCATACGCTATAGCTAAAAGAGAATTTGTTCCAGAGAAGTTAGCAATGAATAAAAATGGAAATGAATTGCCACTTTCAATTTTAAAACTTAGTAATGCTATTAAATCAGAAGAGGTAAAGTTTAAGTATGAGGAAAAAATTGAACTTTCAGATTTAAAAAATTCAATCTTAATCCCAGTAGATAAAAATAAACAAGATAAAATTAGTTTACAAGGAGCGGCTATTGTTAATCCATTATCATATATACCTCAATCCTTAGGGATTTTTTTGGGGGAGACTTTTAATTTGCCAATTATGATCATTTTCTTTATGTCGCGTTTGTTTAATTTTGGAGTATGGACTTTAATTATGTATATTTCAATAAAGAAAGTTCCGAAGATTGGAAATATTCTTTTGACATTAGCTTTGATGCCTTTAAGTATACAACAAGGTATTTCATGTTCCCCGGATGCATTAATAAATGCTTTTTCTTTTTTATTTATATCTTATATGCTAAGATTGTATTTATTAAATGAAGAAACTTTCAACTGGAAATATGGATTATGTTTTTTTCTTGGTATATTTATGCCGACCACTATTAAAGTAGTATATTTATTGTTTATTTTATTATTAATTGGATTACCAGTAAAAAAATTTAATGGATATAAAAAGTATAGTATTGTCATTATTTCAATTTTATTTTTTACTCTTTTAGTTAATATAGGATGGAGTGTGTTATCACCTGAAAATCCTGTAAGTCCAGTTGGGCAGATAAGTTATTTAAAACATAATATCATGGATTATATAGGAACAGTTTATTTAACAACACGTGAAATGTCTCAGTTTTATATAGAAAGTTCAATAGGAGTTTTAGGATGGCTAGATACAAGAATTCCTTATTTGATGATATATGCTTATATTATTTTATTGTTAATACACACTTTCTCCAAAAGAATTATGCCTACTAAGGATTTTAAAATGAATGTATTCATGATTTTATATTTACTAGGTTCATATGTAGGAATTTTGACTGCTTTATATATTGCATGGACAAAGCCCGGTGAAAAATTTGTTGATGGTGTTCAGGGAAGATACTTTTTCCCCATTTTACCAATTCTTTTTGTGTATATATCTAAAATAAAATTGAGGTTAAGGGTAAATGAAAATGTTTTAGACATTAATACTGGCATTTTTTTAAATTTTAGTATGGCATACTTAGTCTTATTACTTGTTTCGAGATATTATATATAA
- the rfbA gene encoding glucose-1-phosphate thymidylyltransferase RfbA, whose translation MKGIILAGGKGTRLYPITRVISKQIIPVYDKPMIYYPLSVLMLAGIREILIISTENDLPIFQELLKDGNELGLNISYEIQKEANGLAEAFVLGESFIKNDEVALILGDNIFFGHGLSEMVVEASKLKKGARIFGYPVQNPSAFGVVEFNANGKAISLEEKPEKPKSNFAIPGLYFYDNTVVEKAKSVRPSSRGELEITSVNEMYLLEESLVVTNLGRGMAWLDTGTHESLLEASNFIEAIQKRQGLYVACIEEIAYKKGWITKEQLESLAKPLMKTKYGEYLWSLIV comes from the coding sequence ATGAAAGGAATAATATTAGCTGGAGGAAAAGGAACACGGTTATATCCAATAACAAGAGTAATATCTAAACAAATAATACCAGTATATGACAAACCAATGATATATTATCCTTTATCCGTTTTGATGTTAGCAGGAATAAGAGAAATTTTAATAATTTCCACGGAAAATGATTTACCAATCTTTCAAGAATTACTAAAAGATGGTAATGAATTAGGATTAAACATTTCATATGAAATTCAGAAAGAGGCAAATGGCTTAGCAGAAGCTTTTGTTTTAGGAGAAAGTTTTATAAAAAATGATGAAGTTGCGTTAATATTAGGTGATAATATTTTTTTTGGACATGGGCTATCAGAAATGGTCGTAGAAGCATCCAAACTTAAAAAAGGAGCTCGAATATTTGGTTATCCAGTGCAAAACCCCAGTGCTTTTGGAGTAGTAGAATTTAATGCAAATGGAAAAGCAATATCCTTAGAAGAAAAACCAGAAAAACCAAAATCTAATTTTGCAATTCCAGGGTTGTACTTTTATGATAATACAGTAGTTGAAAAAGCTAAGAGTGTGAGACCTTCAAGTAGAGGAGAGTTAGAGATAACTTCGGTAAATGAAATGTATCTTCTGGAAGAAAGTTTAGTTGTTACTAACTTAGGTAGGGGGATGGCTTGGTTAGACACAGGAACTCATGAATCTCTTTTAGAGGCTTCTAATTTTATAGAGGCAATACAAAAAAGGCAAGGTCTTTATGTTGCTTGTATCGAAGAAATAGCATATAAAAAAGGATGGATAACAAAGGAGCAATTAGAAAGTTTGGCTAAACCGCTAATGAAAACAAAATATGGAGAATATTTATGGAGCTTAATAGTCTAA
- a CDS encoding DUF2304 domain-containing protein, with product MTIRLKILLIMIALFALIFIFNLIRKKVVDLKHVLMWIFTASMILIFSLFPSLIGIISKLLGIKEEVNSLFFLNGVLLIMTVFSLSIVQSKNSRKLKKCIQELTLLKKELEEKESVEVKK from the coding sequence ATGACTATAAGACTAAAGATTTTATTGATTATGATTGCATTATTTGCACTTATTTTTATATTTAATTTGATAAGAAAAAAAGTAGTAGATCTAAAACATGTACTAATGTGGATTTTTACTGCTAGTATGATTTTAATATTTTCTTTATTTCCTTCATTAATTGGTATAATTTCCAAATTATTAGGAATTAAAGAAGAGGTTAACTCTCTATTTTTTTTAAATGGTGTTCTATTAATAATGACAGTTTTTTCACTATCAATAGTTCAATCAAAAAATTCTAGAAAATTAAAGAAATGTATTCAAGAGTTAACATTACTAAAAAAAGAATTAGAAGAAAAAGAATCTGTGGAGGTTAAAAAATGA
- a CDS encoding glycosyltransferase family 2 protein has product MNKILVVIPAYNEEASIEKAVTDLKNNNFGYDYVIINDGSTDNTKEICLKNKFNMIDLVANLGIGGCMQTGYRYALMKGYKYVIQFDGDGQHNAKYIKNVYQKLKNENLDMVIGSRFINGKGFKSSVSRRIGIKFFRFLIYLISKKKVTDPTSGFRIFNEKIISEFCNYYPEDYPEPESIVYLLKHRYLIDEEAVVMNERAGGVSSINFFKAVYYMIKVSLSILLVNLVDLKDSN; this is encoded by the coding sequence ATGAATAAAATCTTAGTAGTAATTCCAGCATACAATGAAGAAGCGAGTATAGAAAAGGCTGTTACTGATTTGAAAAATAATAATTTCGGTTATGATTATGTTATAATCAATGATGGATCGACGGATAATACTAAAGAAATCTGTTTGAAAAATAAATTTAATATGATAGATTTAGTAGCTAATCTGGGCATAGGAGGATGTATGCAGACGGGTTACCGTTATGCTCTGATGAAGGGGTATAAATATGTAATTCAATTTGATGGTGATGGGCAACATAACGCAAAATATATAAAGAACGTGTATCAAAAACTAAAAAATGAAAATTTAGATATGGTCATAGGATCAAGATTTATTAATGGAAAAGGATTTAAAAGTTCAGTTAGTAGGAGAATAGGAATTAAATTTTTTAGATTTTTAATTTATTTAATTTCAAAAAAGAAAGTTACTGACCCAACTTCTGGTTTTAGAATATTTAATGAAAAAATTATTTCTGAATTTTGTAACTACTACCCAGAAGATTATCCAGAACCAGAAAGTATTGTATACCTACTAAAACATAGGTATTTGATTGATGAAGAAGCAGTTGTTATGAATGAAAGAGCTGGTGGTGTGTCTTCGATAAATTTCTTTAAAGCAGTTTATTATATGATAAAAGTTAGTTTAAGTATATTGTTAGTTAATTTAGTAGATCTTAAAGATTCGAATTAA